The Candidatus Uhrbacteria bacterium genome has a segment encoding these proteins:
- a CDS encoding rod shape-determining protein MreC produces MNSSLRWLWLLAAVVVVAVLALAGLFRPIGELSRFGSLPVIRLVSGWSSSATDNVDSRIKELEARVSTLAVDYVRLKALEEENQTLRAQARFLDRSGYDSVGARVIGRDVSGKRALLTIDRGGDDSLEIGQAVITDQGVFIGKISQILDRVATVELVTDPRSRVAASLQTDGQLAGIIEGRGNGAGVLTYIPSSESLVADQLIVTAGTEDKVPGNLPIGVVNTVEGKPTDPFMNATIEPIISLDRVVFVSVLRPTALRPRL; encoded by the coding sequence ATGAACAGTTCTTTGCGATGGCTCTGGCTTCTTGCCGCCGTCGTGGTGGTGGCGGTTTTAGCGTTGGCCGGTTTATTCCGTCCCATCGGCGAGCTCTCGCGCTTTGGAAGTTTGCCCGTGATCCGCCTTGTGAGCGGCTGGTCGAGCTCTGCAACAGACAATGTCGACTCCCGTATCAAAGAATTGGAAGCCCGTGTTTCAACGCTCGCTGTCGATTATGTGCGCCTGAAAGCATTGGAAGAAGAAAACCAAACATTGCGCGCACAAGCCCGCTTTCTTGATCGATCCGGCTACGACAGTGTCGGCGCCCGTGTTATTGGCCGTGATGTCAGCGGAAAGCGCGCGCTATTAACGATCGATCGCGGCGGGGATGATTCATTGGAAATCGGCCAAGCCGTTATTACGGATCAGGGCGTCTTCATCGGCAAGATCAGCCAGATTCTGGACCGCGTCGCAACCGTCGAGCTCGTCACAGATCCAAGAAGCCGCGTAGCAGCATCGCTACAAACCGATGGACAGTTGGCCGGTATTATTGAGGGGCGGGGAAATGGAGCTGGAGTATTGACCTACATCCCGTCATCCGAGTCACTCGTCGCCGATCAGCTGATTGTCACAGCAGGAACGGAAGATAAGGTTCCGGGTAATCTTCCGATCGGCGTCGTGAATACCGTTGAAGGTAAACCAACGGATCCGTTTATGAACGCAACGATCGAGCCGATCATTTCCCTCGACCGCGTCGTCTTTGTTTCCGTGTTGCGCCCAACAGCGCTGCGCCCACGCCTATGA
- a CDS encoding rod shape-determining protein, giving the protein MKWPSIFGRLTKQLGIDLGTANTRVFVKGRGVVINEPSVVAINRRTNQVMAVGEDALSMVGKTPAHIQVTRPLQRGIIADFEVTEKMLRYFFEKVHEDKAFAIPRPSVVICVPLDVTEVERKAVGDAATAAGAREVLVVEEPIAAAIGAGLAIGEPFGNMIINLGAGSTEIAVISLNGVVTSKSIPIAGDELNKNIIQYARDVFNILLGERVAEQIKVAIGSAVELPEPLEATMRGRDLLSGLPREISVNDAQIREALGRSIKSIIDQTKAILEITPPELVADIQQRGIVITGGGALLRGLDQALSRGTGLPVRVADDCLHCVVRGTAHLIDNRALLAEVAIPATDLVKSI; this is encoded by the coding sequence ATGAAGTGGCCTTCGATCTTTGGCCGGCTGACCAAGCAGTTGGGAATTGACTTGGGCACGGCAAATACCCGCGTTTTCGTAAAAGGCCGCGGGGTCGTCATTAATGAACCGTCTGTTGTAGCTATTAACCGCCGCACCAATCAGGTGATGGCGGTCGGGGAGGATGCACTCTCGATGGTTGGAAAGACACCGGCGCATATTCAGGTTACGCGTCCGCTTCAGCGCGGTATCATCGCCGACTTTGAAGTCACGGAAAAAATGCTGCGTTACTTTTTTGAAAAAGTTCACGAAGACAAGGCTTTTGCGATTCCTCGTCCTTCGGTCGTAATCTGCGTACCGCTCGATGTAACGGAAGTAGAACGCAAAGCTGTCGGCGATGCGGCAACCGCCGCCGGAGCACGTGAGGTGCTTGTCGTTGAAGAACCGATCGCTGCCGCCATTGGCGCCGGTCTCGCGATCGGGGAGCCGTTTGGCAACATGATCATCAACCTCGGTGCCGGCTCCACGGAAATCGCTGTCATCTCTTTGAATGGCGTTGTCACTTCCAAGAGCATTCCTATCGCTGGAGATGAATTGAACAAAAATATTATCCAATACGCTCGCGACGTTTTTAACATTCTTCTAGGCGAGCGCGTTGCAGAACAAATCAAAGTCGCCATCGGTTCCGCTGTCGAGCTGCCAGAACCTTTGGAAGCAACCATGCGCGGACGCGATCTTCTCTCCGGTCTTCCGCGCGAAATCTCGGTCAACGATGCCCAGATTCGTGAAGCGCTTGGCCGTTCCATTAAGTCGATCATCGATCAAACGAAAGCAATTTTGGAAATTACGCCTCCGGAACTCGTCGCTGACATTCAGCAGCGAGGCATTGTGATCACGGGCGGGGGAGCATTGCTCCGAGGATTGGATCAGGCTCTATCGCGCGGTACCGGTTTGCCTGTGCGTGTCGCCGATGACTGTCTGCATTGCGTTGTGCGCGGGACGGCGCACCTAATCGATAACCGTGCGCTGCTTGCAGAAGTTGCCATCCCGGCCACCGATCTCGTAAAGTCGATTTAA
- a CDS encoding DUF721 domain-containing protein: MAFQPIRRILPGAVQKAGISRQVEATRVLEISKECLARLWDEEKASHVDAVSFAGGELRLLSHVPAAVQELRMWDVRLRNEINRQLGGKIVHTLRIMHG, encoded by the coding sequence ATGGCATTCCAACCCATCCGCCGTATTCTCCCCGGAGCCGTGCAAAAAGCCGGAATCTCGCGCCAAGTTGAGGCGACGCGCGTTTTGGAGATCTCCAAAGAATGTCTCGCAAGACTTTGGGACGAGGAAAAAGCTTCGCATGTCGACGCCGTCTCTTTTGCCGGAGGGGAGTTGCGCCTCTTATCGCATGTACCGGCAGCTGTTCAAGAGCTTCGCATGTGGGATGTCCGTCTGCGCAATGAAATTAATCGCCAACTGGGAGGGAAAATCGTACACACATTGAGAATCATGCACGGCTGA
- a CDS encoding UvrD-helicase domain-containing protein → MNPDPLFEGLNEAQASAVMHKDGPLMIVRYAHLLSQEGISSENILALTFTEKSATEMEDRVLKLLETGTYDFWISTFHGFCQRILEAHALEIGLPNKFRLLTSTDAWLLLKRRMMELPLDHYRPLGNPVKFLRALLQHFSRAKDEDVTPEMYLKFAQDVTLDGDAEFVTGERKRLQELADIYFAYRKILREEGSLDMNDLIMETLRLFRERPAVLEKYRKQFRYIMVDEFQDTNWAQYEMLKLLCGKERNMTVVGDDDQAIYKFRGASLANILQFRDDFPEAKTVALVENYRSHKEILDVAYRFIKKNDPNRLEVRLAGTGLSKELKAMRGEGGSVEVIWKKTVEDETEAVAAEIKRLKEKDPEATWNDFCVLVRSNDGAEPFIHTFDRAAIPFQFMALRGLYGKPAVLDVMAILSLLDAYHESPAVWRALNLGCYPMAAKDIAELLQYSNRKGLTLWASLKQVRDAHISEDGTRIVEKLVSHIEGLAETAKRETPLRVLQLALDKSGYLAMVMRLPEREKREYIQHLNGFAERIKRYERSTHGPSLRGFLEELRQEIDSGEEGGLDFDPDAGPELVKVMTIHASKGLEFKYVFIASLVDQRFPTRARTDAIPLPDGLVKERLPEGDVHLEEERRLFYVAMTRAKNALYLSGASHYGGARAKKPSAFLNESSLEIPVIAGDLTADARRLELHEPEEDPRADLVHYELKKKFSFTQLATFRKCPYSYKLEHIYRIPKFGTYQKSFGQSVHNTYQHIMQLHELRGKAAQGSLFGETTGPFETTEGGFRVTLAEAMAMFEEDWIDEWYESRERHDEYKENGKKAVKNFWQHCAVKAPDTVGVEEPFTLILGLHSLKGKIDRIDKGPGDTVCIVDYKTGKAKEELSAEDKEQLHLYQVALEERGLKVSSMKYIYVIDWVETDVDVLKEEKREAFLGKLQERMEAIVTSDFVATPEPFTCKYCDFRNICEFKKL, encoded by the coding sequence ATGAACCCCGACCCGCTCTTCGAAGGCCTGAACGAAGCCCAAGCCTCGGCCGTCATGCATAAGGACGGACCTTTGATGATTGTCCGCTACGCGCATCTTCTTTCGCAAGAGGGAATTTCCTCGGAGAACATTCTCGCGCTCACGTTCACCGAGAAGTCGGCTACGGAGATGGAAGATCGTGTCCTTAAACTTCTGGAAACCGGAACCTACGATTTTTGGATCTCGACCTTTCACGGTTTTTGCCAGCGCATTCTAGAAGCACACGCACTTGAAATCGGCTTACCAAATAAGTTTCGATTACTCACATCAACAGACGCTTGGCTGCTTCTCAAACGCCGAATGATGGAGCTGCCGCTCGATCACTATCGACCACTTGGAAATCCGGTGAAGTTTCTGCGCGCTTTGCTCCAGCATTTCTCACGTGCAAAAGACGAGGACGTTACTCCGGAAATGTATCTCAAGTTCGCCCAGGATGTTACGCTCGACGGCGACGCAGAATTCGTCACAGGCGAGCGCAAGCGTTTGCAGGAGCTCGCTGATATTTATTTTGCCTACCGCAAAATCCTGCGCGAGGAGGGGAGTCTCGACATGAATGATCTCATCATGGAGACGCTTCGACTCTTTCGCGAACGCCCCGCCGTTCTGGAAAAGTATCGCAAGCAATTCCGTTACATCATGGTCGATGAGTTTCAGGACACCAACTGGGCGCAGTATGAAATGTTGAAATTGCTCTGCGGCAAAGAACGCAACATGACGGTCGTCGGCGATGATGATCAGGCGATCTATAAATTCCGCGGCGCATCGCTTGCCAACATTCTCCAATTCCGTGACGACTTCCCAGAAGCAAAAACAGTCGCGCTCGTAGAGAATTATCGCTCACACAAAGAGATTCTTGATGTCGCCTATCGCTTCATCAAAAAGAACGATCCCAATCGTTTGGAAGTCCGACTCGCTGGTACGGGGCTCTCCAAAGAACTGAAAGCCATGCGCGGTGAAGGCGGTTCCGTCGAGGTGATCTGGAAGAAAACGGTCGAAGATGAAACAGAGGCTGTCGCCGCTGAGATCAAGAGGCTCAAAGAAAAAGATCCAGAAGCCACCTGGAACGATTTTTGCGTTCTCGTCCGATCCAATGACGGCGCCGAGCCGTTCATCCATACATTCGACCGGGCTGCCATTCCATTCCAATTCATGGCGCTTCGAGGTTTATACGGAAAGCCCGCCGTACTCGACGTCATGGCAATTTTGTCTCTTCTCGACGCCTATCATGAATCTCCAGCTGTATGGCGCGCACTCAATCTGGGCTGTTACCCGATGGCGGCAAAAGATATTGCCGAGCTGCTGCAATACTCCAACCGTAAAGGTCTGACGCTTTGGGCTTCGTTAAAACAGGTTCGAGACGCGCACATTTCGGAAGACGGTACCCGCATTGTAGAAAAACTTGTTTCACATATAGAGGGCCTCGCGGAAACAGCAAAACGTGAAACGCCTCTGCGCGTACTCCAGCTTGCGCTCGATAAAAGCGGCTACCTCGCCATGGTCATGCGTTTGCCTGAGCGCGAGAAACGCGAATATATCCAGCACTTGAATGGTTTTGCCGAACGCATCAAGCGTTACGAACGTTCAACGCACGGCCCATCGCTTCGCGGCTTTCTTGAGGAGTTGCGTCAAGAAATCGATTCCGGAGAAGAAGGCGGTCTCGACTTTGATCCCGACGCCGGCCCTGAGCTCGTAAAAGTCATGACGATTCACGCGTCCAAAGGTTTGGAATTCAAATACGTCTTTATTGCATCTCTCGTCGATCAACGCTTCCCGACACGAGCCCGTACCGACGCTATCCCGCTACCAGATGGGTTGGTAAAGGAACGTTTGCCAGAAGGCGATGTTCATCTGGAAGAAGAGCGCCGTCTTTTTTACGTGGCGATGACTCGCGCCAAAAACGCTCTCTACTTGAGCGGCGCCTCGCATTACGGGGGAGCGCGCGCCAAAAAACCGTCCGCGTTCCTCAATGAATCCTCGCTTGAGATTCCGGTGATCGCTGGCGATCTCACCGCCGACGCCCGCCGTCTCGAACTTCACGAACCAGAAGAAGACCCGCGTGCCGACTTAGTTCACTACGAACTCAAAAAGAAATTCAGTTTCACCCAGCTTGCGACATTTCGTAAGTGCCCGTACTCGTACAAGCTCGAGCATATTTATCGCATTCCAAAATTTGGCACGTATCAAAAAAGCTTCGGTCAAAGCGTCCACAATACCTATCAGCACATCATGCAATTACATGAGCTGCGCGGAAAAGCCGCGCAGGGCTCACTTTTTGGTGAAACGACCGGACCTTTTGAAACAACGGAAGGCGGTTTTCGTGTCACGCTCGCCGAGGCGATGGCGATGTTTGAAGAAGACTGGATCGATGAATGGTACGAGTCACGTGAACGTCATGACGAGTATAAAGAGAATGGCAAAAAAGCCGTTAAAAACTTCTGGCAGCATTGCGCGGTTAAAGCGCCGGATACCGTTGGTGTAGAAGAGCCGTTCACGCTCATTCTCGGCCTCCATTCGCTCAAAGGAAAAATTGACCGCATCGATAAAGGCCCTGGTGACACAGTTTGCATCGTCGACTACAAAACAGGAAAAGCAAAAGAGGAATTATCCGCAGAAGACAAAGAGCAGCTGCACCTCTATCAGGTTGCTCTTGAAGAACGCGGTCTCAAGGTTTCCTCGATGAAGTATATTTACGTTATCGATTGGGTAGAAACTGACGTCGATGTTCTGAAGGAAGAGAAACGCGAAGCCTTTCTCGGTAAATTGCAGGAACGCATGGAAGCCATCGTTACTTCCGACTTTGTTGCAACGCCAGAACCGTTCACCTGTAAATATTGCGACTTCCGTAATATCTGCGAGTTCAAGAAGCTTTGA
- the tgt gene encoding tRNA guanosine(34) transglycosylase Tgt produces MKRMFKLASSSPQGRRGSLETPHGTLETPFFMPIATKGAVKTLSSFDIEQIGSPIILSNAYHLWLRPGMEVMKEFGGLHKLMDWKGAILTDSGGFQVFSLSGLRKLSENGVEFQSHIDGAKLMLTPELCMQIQRTIGSDIVMVLDVCTALPATRDTLLASLELTTKWAKRSKEEFERTREGSVNPGAKLFGIVQGGTDIELRMRSARELVEIGFDGYAIGGLSVGEPFEEACKVLEALDDILPKDKPRYFMGGAKPHEIVEYVKRGIDMFDCVLPTRNARHGQLYRFVHDDLSKPDFYEAVQITNEKWKNSHEPIGKTGELARYSMGYLRHLFTVDEMLGQRLATINNVAFYIELMDKIRKSV; encoded by the coding sequence TTGAAAAGGATGTTTAAGCTCGCTTCATCGTCACCCCAAGGTCGACGCGGTTCTCTCGAGACGCCTCACGGCACCCTCGAGACGCCTTTTTTTATGCCGATCGCAACCAAAGGCGCGGTCAAAACCCTGTCGTCTTTCGATATCGAACAAATCGGTTCGCCGATCATCCTTTCGAACGCCTACCACTTGTGGCTCCGCCCCGGCATGGAAGTCATGAAAGAATTTGGCGGACTTCATAAGTTGATGGACTGGAAGGGCGCGATTCTCACCGACTCGGGCGGTTTCCAAGTATTCTCGCTTTCCGGGCTTCGCAAGCTCTCGGAAAACGGTGTCGAGTTCCAATCCCACATCGACGGCGCCAAGCTCATGCTGACGCCTGAGCTCTGCATGCAAATCCAGCGCACGATCGGCTCGGACATCGTGATGGTTCTTGATGTCTGCACGGCGTTACCCGCTACACGCGACACGCTTCTCGCGTCATTGGAGCTGACGACGAAATGGGCCAAACGATCGAAAGAAGAATTTGAACGCACGAGAGAGGGGAGCGTAAACCCGGGTGCCAAGCTTTTTGGAATCGTTCAAGGCGGTACGGATATTGAGCTGCGAATGCGAAGCGCTCGCGAGCTCGTAGAAATCGGATTCGACGGCTACGCCATCGGCGGCCTCTCGGTCGGCGAACCGTTCGAAGAAGCCTGCAAAGTTTTGGAAGCGCTCGACGACATTCTCCCCAAAGACAAACCGCGCTACTTCATGGGCGGTGCAAAACCGCACGAAATCGTCGAGTACGTAAAACGCGGCATCGACATGTTTGATTGTGTTTTGCCTACACGCAACGCCCGTCACGGCCAACTCTACAGATTCGTTCATGATGACTTGTCCAAGCCGGATTTCTACGAAGCCGTCCAAATTACGAACGAAAAATGGAAGAACAGCCACGAGCCAATCGGCAAAACAGGGGAGTTAGCCCGCTACTCGATGGGCTATCTTCGCCATCTCTTCACCGTCGATGAAATGCTCGGCCAACGCCTCGCGACGATCAACAACGTCGCGTTCTATATCGAGCTGATGGACAAAATTCGAAAAAGCGTATAA
- a CDS encoding TVP38/TMEM64 family protein, whose translation MKSFDRAHWLKIGILVVYVAIVAAIYLVLYLNQIPLRTVPGIIEMNVRAAGFWGPLVLLAFAASSSIIPFPSAGVSVISGVLFGPWMGALLAVLGLNLAAAVSFWLSRYLGRHFVSESERGWVKEYDDLLSEQGFVTVLGLRLLMLPFDFIGYAAGLTRMPFRQFMAASIIGSIPATVSFVVLGESLSSPRTWGLFAVLFCISLAIAFFIRRSNWGKKLILVKPEKSPEDFEKDV comes from the coding sequence ATGAAATCATTTGATCGTGCGCATTGGCTCAAGATCGGTATTCTTGTCGTATACGTCGCCATCGTGGCCGCGATCTATCTCGTCTTGTACCTGAATCAAATCCCACTGCGTACTGTCCCTGGAATTATCGAGATGAACGTGCGCGCTGCCGGGTTTTGGGGGCCGCTTGTGCTTCTGGCATTCGCAGCTTCTTCAAGTATTATTCCATTTCCCTCCGCAGGTGTTTCTGTGATTTCCGGAGTCCTTTTTGGACCATGGATGGGCGCGTTGCTCGCGGTACTTGGGCTCAATCTCGCTGCGGCAGTAAGTTTCTGGTTAAGCCGATATTTGGGGCGCCACTTTGTGAGCGAGAGTGAGCGTGGATGGGTCAAAGAATACGACGATTTGCTGTCCGAGCAGGGCTTTGTGACTGTGTTGGGTTTGCGTCTGCTCATGCTACCATTCGATTTTATCGGATACGCGGCTGGCCTTACCCGCATGCCATTCCGACAGTTTATGGCTGCCAGCATCATTGGCTCCATACCGGCGACGGTAAGTTTTGTTGTTTTGGGCGAATCGCTTTCCTCGCCGCGTACATGGGGGCTATTTGCCGTGCTCTTTTGTATTTCTCTCGCCATCGCATTCTTTATCCGCCGATCCAATTGGGGTAAAAAGTTGATTTTGGTCAAACCGGAAAAGAGCCCGGAAGATTTTGAAAAGGATGTTTAA
- a CDS encoding polymer-forming cytoskeletal protein, which translates to MALFSSPQVPDLKPILSADPKPEPPLSAARPTATIIAKGVKVEGDFASDGDVQIEGEVKGSLATKGRLTVGPEAIIHAEVKAGDAVIAGNIQGNVIVERRVDLKSTAKLAGDLTSEALTVEAGAKVNGKVSVGQVKERQKLKPENDPCYPATRISTMNG; encoded by the coding sequence ATGGCTCTCTTTTCTTCTCCTCAAGTTCCGGATCTGAAGCCGATTCTCTCGGCAGACCCAAAACCGGAACCACCTCTCTCGGCCGCGCGCCCAACTGCGACCATTATCGCTAAAGGCGTAAAAGTCGAAGGCGATTTTGCCAGCGACGGCGATGTGCAAATCGAGGGTGAAGTAAAAGGTTCTCTCGCTACCAAAGGCCGACTAACCGTCGGACCTGAGGCGATTATTCACGCAGAAGTAAAAGCAGGGGACGCTGTTATCGCTGGAAACATCCAAGGCAATGTGATCGTCGAGCGCCGTGTCGACCTCAAGTCGACCGCCAAACTCGCCGGTGACCTGACTTCGGAAGCGCTTACCGTTGAAGCAGGCGCAAAAGTGAATGGAAAAGTTTCCGTCGGACAAGTCAAAGAACGGCAAAAACTGAAACCTGAAAACGACCCATGTTATCCGGCTACGCGTATCTCTACGATGAACGGCTGA
- the argS gene encoding arginine--tRNA ligase, whose amino-acid sequence MTTAWNYWTVEIAKRLSALTDSTIEPGDLVVPPDSKLGDLAFGCFKLAKSMGKSPAEIAKDLASKFDIKNTDIESVAAAGPYVNFLLSTGFAVHRVIRDIEVSRDQYGNSTDGANRQLVLEYAQPNTHKEIHVGHLRNLVLGVSENLLLKKAGWEVVTASYHGDVGAHVAKCLWWMVKSRNGVMTVDDLPMDQRTGKYLGQLYAEATRQLDEHPEYKDEISSVQQKLEAHDPVWESLWLETRRWSLDEMAEIFDDLGVDVTRQYLESEVTDRGQQMVDTLLEKGIAKESQGAMIVDLEDVKLGVFLVRKSDGTSLYGTKDLALAEKKHAEYPKAERSLILVDNRQQFYFKQLFETLKRMGITVPHEFIGYEFVTLKSGAMSSREGNIVAFQDFRDSVIDYARGEVLKRHEDWTEGKVTHVSWCIAMAGIKFGMLKQDSDKIFTFDLEQALSFDGDTGPYCLYAAARLASILRKAGPQNPFDGELASSFDHASEKALALVLSAFPSKTKQAAAELRPAIIAQWCLDASQAINAFYRDVPVLESEGELREGRIRLATVARETLSLGLGLLGIRVPDEM is encoded by the coding sequence ATGACGACAGCTTGGAATTACTGGACGGTAGAAATCGCAAAACGTCTCTCTGCGTTAACCGACTCGACCATCGAGCCGGGCGATCTTGTCGTTCCGCCTGATTCCAAACTCGGTGATCTCGCCTTTGGCTGTTTTAAGCTCGCCAAATCGATGGGGAAAAGTCCGGCAGAAATCGCCAAAGACCTGGCCTCCAAATTCGACATCAAAAACACGGATATTGAATCGGTCGCTGCTGCCGGTCCATACGTAAATTTCCTTCTTTCGACAGGCTTTGCTGTCCACCGCGTCATCCGCGATATTGAAGTAAGCCGCGACCAATACGGCAACTCAACCGACGGCGCCAATCGCCAGCTTGTTTTGGAATACGCCCAGCCAAACACACACAAGGAAATTCATGTCGGTCATCTGCGCAATCTTGTGCTCGGTGTCAGTGAAAACTTGCTCCTGAAAAAAGCTGGCTGGGAAGTCGTGACCGCTTCCTATCACGGCGATGTCGGCGCCCATGTCGCCAAATGTTTGTGGTGGATGGTGAAGTCCCGCAATGGCGTCATGACCGTCGATGATTTGCCGATGGATCAACGCACCGGAAAATATCTCGGCCAACTCTACGCCGAGGCCACCCGCCAGCTTGACGAACATCCGGAATACAAAGACGAAATTTCATCGGTTCAACAGAAACTTGAAGCGCATGATCCTGTCTGGGAATCGTTGTGGCTTGAAACGCGCCGCTGGTCTCTTGATGAGATGGCAGAAATTTTTGACGATCTCGGCGTCGACGTTACGCGCCAATATCTGGAATCAGAAGTAACTGATCGCGGACAGCAGATGGTTGATACGTTGTTGGAAAAGGGGATCGCTAAGGAATCGCAAGGCGCCATGATCGTTGATTTGGAAGATGTGAAGCTTGGTGTATTTCTCGTCCGCAAATCTGACGGAACCTCTCTCTACGGAACCAAAGACCTCGCGCTCGCAGAAAAGAAGCATGCAGAATATCCAAAAGCCGAGCGCTCGCTGATTCTTGTCGACAATCGCCAGCAATTCTATTTCAAGCAGCTCTTTGAAACCTTGAAGCGCATGGGTATTACCGTGCCGCATGAATTTATCGGTTACGAATTTGTGACGCTCAAGAGCGGCGCCATGTCTTCTCGTGAAGGTAATATTGTCGCCTTCCAAGACTTCCGCGATTCCGTTATCGATTACGCTCGCGGAGAAGTGTTAAAGCGCCACGAGGATTGGACGGAGGGAAAAGTCACGCATGTGTCCTGGTGTATCGCCATGGCTGGTATTAAGTTTGGCATGCTTAAGCAGGACTCGGACAAAATTTTTACATTCGATCTTGAGCAAGCGCTGTCATTCGACGGCGACACCGGCCCATATTGTTTGTACGCCGCCGCCCGCCTCGCCTCGATTCTCCGTAAAGCAGGTCCGCAAAATCCATTCGACGGCGAGCTCGCATCCAGCTTCGACCACGCATCAGAAAAAGCATTGGCGCTTGTTCTCTCAGCCTTCCCATCAAAAACCAAGCAAGCCGCTGCAGAATTGCGCCCGGCGATCATCGCGCAATGGTGTCTTGATGCTTCCCAAGCGATTAACGCGTTCTATCGCGATGTCCCCGTGCTTGAGTCAGAAGGAGAGTTGCGTGAAGGAAGAATCCGCCTCGCAACCGTTGCGCGTGAGACACTAAGTCTTGGCCTGGGCTTGCTCGGGATCCGCGTGCCTGATGAGATGTAG
- a CDS encoding tyrosine--tRNA ligase yields the protein MSKVSTEQKKIDWLLNHAVENVYPNKDAVRERLMKGEVLTVYYGIDPTGPTLHLGHLITMRKLSELQELGHKVILLIGDFTAMIGDPTDKTATRKQLTREQVIENAKLYKSQAARVLDFAGPNPVEIKFNNDWLGKMNFADVVELASHFTVQQMVERDMFENRIKEGKPVHLHEFLYPLMQGYDSVAMEVDGEIGGNDQTFNMLAGRTLLREVKNKEKFVITNKLLADPSGKKMGKTEGNMIAMTDSPEDMYGKLMSWPDEMIVPGFELCTDLSAAEIHDIKTAIKEGANPMAFKKDLARSIVIWLAGEEASERAAVAFATVHQKGEKPEEIAELKVSKEISLVDALIESKLCTSKSDARRQVEQGGVKVDDVVVKDPAAMIGKGSIVQKGKRHFVKLV from the coding sequence ATGTCCAAGGTCTCGACGGAGCAAAAAAAAATCGACTGGTTGCTCAACCACGCCGTCGAGAATGTCTATCCCAACAAGGACGCCGTACGCGAGCGTTTGATGAAGGGAGAGGTCTTGACCGTGTATTACGGCATCGATCCAACCGGCCCGACGCTGCACCTCGGCCATCTCATCACGATGCGCAAGCTCTCGGAGCTACAAGAGCTTGGTCACAAGGTTATTTTGCTGATCGGCGATTTCACCGCCATGATCGGCGATCCGACGGACAAGACAGCTACGCGCAAACAGCTAACGCGCGAGCAGGTGATTGAAAACGCCAAGCTCTACAAATCGCAAGCGGCGCGCGTTCTTGATTTTGCTGGCCCGAACCCTGTCGAGATCAAATTTAACAATGACTGGCTCGGCAAAATGAATTTTGCCGATGTCGTCGAGCTCGCCTCGCATTTCACGGTTCAGCAGATGGTCGAGCGCGACATGTTTGAGAATCGCATCAAAGAGGGGAAGCCGGTGCATCTTCATGAATTTTTGTATCCGTTGATGCAGGGTTATGACTCGGTCGCGATGGAAGTCGATGGGGAAATCGGCGGTAACGATCAGACCTTCAACATGCTCGCCGGCCGTACGCTTTTGCGTGAAGTAAAAAACAAGGAAAAATTCGTCATCACCAACAAGCTGCTGGCTGATCCATCAGGAAAAAAGATGGGTAAAACGGAAGGCAACATGATTGCCATGACGGATTCACCAGAAGATATGTACGGCAAACTCATGAGCTGGCCGGATGAAATGATTGTCCCTGGTTTTGAGCTCTGTACCGATCTCTCCGCCGCAGAAATTCACGACATCAAAACAGCGATCAAAGAAGGGGCTAATCCGATGGCCTTCAAAAAAGACCTCGCCCGTTCGATCGTCATCTGGCTCGCGGGTGAAGAAGCTTCTGAGCGTGCCGCCGTCGCTTTCGCCACCGTCCACCAAAAAGGGGAGAAGCCGGAAGAAATTGCCGAGCTAAAAGTCTCAAAAGAAATTTCTCTCGTTGATGCGCTTATCGAATCCAAACTCTGCACCTCCAAATCCGACGCACGACGCCAAGTTGAGCAAGGCGGTGTGAAGGTCGATGACGTCGTTGTAAAAGATCCGGCAGCCATGATCGGCAAAGGCTCGATCGTACAGAAGGGTAAACGCCATTTCGTAAAGCTCGTATGA